The Panicum virgatum strain AP13 chromosome 5K, P.virgatum_v5, whole genome shotgun sequence genome has a window encoding:
- the LOC120705682 gene encoding cytosolic sulfotransferase 8-like has product MQARDARTAHGTHAMASGAADDDGTETQQQGAAPAPAPAAPPSTPPQEQEEEMAPAPALESLPLETRCPPFPLRQLNGFWLPEITLAAGVPALRARFTPRPTDVLLASFPKSGTTWLKALAFAARNRAAHPPSDPARHPLRRSNPHDLVRFLEVEFALAGGRSAAAAAALGDEFEALPSPRTIATHLPYSLLPERLRSGCRIVYVCRDPKDALVSTWLFTRKAAPAFGADAGGFAFREAFELFCEGRSICGPQWRHVREYWEESVRRPGAVLFLRYEEMLLAPRSSLRKLAEFMGCGFSGEEEEEGGAVDAIVELCSLGELKGAEVNRSGSGKLPIDNEAFFRKGGAGDWRNHMTPEMARRLDRIVDDELRGSGFAFAGSA; this is encoded by the coding sequence ATGCAAGCTAGAGACGCACGCACGGCACACGGCACCCACGCCATGGCTTCCGGGGCGGCGGACGACGACGGCACCGAAACGCAGCAGCAAGGCgcagcaccggcgccggcgccagcggctccgcCTTCCACGCCCCcacaggagcaggaggaggagatggcgccggcgccggcgctggagtcGCTGCCCCTGGAGACCCGGTGCCCGCCGTTCCCGCTCCGCCAGCTCAACGGCTTCTGGCTTCCCGAGATCACGCTGGCGGCGGGCGTCCCCGCCCTCCGCGCCCGCTTCACGCCGCGCCCCACGGACGTGCTGCTGGCGAGCTTCCCCAAGTCCGGCACCACCTGGCTCAAGGCCCTCGCCTTCGCCGCGCGGAACCGGGCCGCGCACCCGCCGTCCGACCCCGCCCGCCACCCGCTCCGCCGCAGCAACCCCCACGACCTCGTCCGGTTCCTCGAGGTGGAGTTCGCGCTCGCGGGGggacgctccgccgccgccgccgcggccctcggGGACGAGTTCGAGGCGCTCCCTTCCCCGCGCACCATCGCCACCCACCTCCCCTACTCCCTGCTGCCGGAGCGGCTCAGGTCCGGGTGCCGGATCGTCTACGTCTGCCGGGACCCCAAGGACGCGCTCGTCTCCACCTGGCTCTTCACCAggaaggcggcgccggcgttcGGCGCCGACGCGGGGGGCTTCGCGTTCCGGGAGGCGTTCGAGCTCTTCTGCGAGGGCCGGTCGATCTGCGGCCCGCAGTGGCGGCACGTCCGCGAGTACTGGGAGGAGAGCGTGCGGAGGCCCGGCGCGGTGCTGTTCCTCCGGTACGAGGAGATGCTGCTCGCGCCGCGGAGCAGCCTCAGGAAGCTGGCCGAGTTCATGGGGTGCGGCTtctccggcgaggaggaggaggagggaggggcggtGGACGCCATCGTGGAGCTCTGCAGCCTGGGCGAGCTCAAGGGCGCCGAGGTGAACCGGAGCGGGAGCGGCAAGCTGCCCATCGACAACGAGGCCTTCTTCCGGAAGGGCGGCGCCGGGGACTGGCGCAACCACATGACGCCGGAGATGGCGCGGAGGCTGGACCGGATTGTCGACGATGAGCTACGGGGATCTGGGTTCGCCTTCGCCGGGTCAGCGTGA